One Cinclus cinclus chromosome 24, bCinCin1.1, whole genome shotgun sequence genomic window carries:
- the LOC134053291 gene encoding olfactory receptor 10C1-like, translating to EFRLLGFSGTSPLHPLLFLVSLSLYILTLMANTVIALITNSDNRLHTPMYFFLTQLSCWDICYLSVIIPSILENLMVGTVSISKTRCAMQMFSFLFFGVAECFLLAAMSLDGYFAVCCPLHYTMIMSSRVCRSLVVGAYICGTAVGLVHTLITFSSPLCGCAIDHFFCEIQPLLDVLCGNTLPSEIQVIVVAVFAILSPFSLVIYSCIPIVSTILHMASAESQEKAFSTCSSQLLVVTVFFGTAGSMYLRPKYSYCASVDKFLSLSYSLVTPLLNPIICSLRNKEVKGALKEKMEKT from the coding sequence gaattcagactcctgggtttttctggaacctCTCCTTTACACCCTTTGCTCTTTCTAGTTTCATTATCTCTTTATATTCTCACCTTGATGGCGAACACAGTGATAGCTTTGATAACAAACAGTGATAATCGCCTTCACACCccgatgtatttcttcctcactcagctgtcctgttgggatatctgctatttgtctgtcattatcccaagtattctcgagaacctgatggtgggaacagtgagtatttccaagacaagatgtgcaatgcagatgttttccttccttttctttggagttgctgagtgttttctcttggccgccatgtcccttgatggttattttgcagtttgctgccCCTTGCATTACACAATGatcatgagcagcagggtctgcagaagcctggttgttggagcttacatctgtggaactgctgtgggcttagttcacaccctcatcaccttcagctcacccttgtgtggttgtgccattgaccacttcttctgtgagattcagcctctcctggacgtgctctgtggcaacactctcccaagtgaaatccaggtcattgtggtggctgtctttgctattctgagtcctttctcactggtcatttattcctgtattcctatcgtttccacaattcttcacatggcatcagctgagagccaggagaaggccttttccacttgctcctcacagctcctggttgtgactgttttttttggcactgcaggctccatgtacctgcggccaaaatacagctactgtgcatctgtggataaattcctctccctttcttattctctggtgactcctttattgaatcccatcatttgcagtttgaggaataaggaggtgaaaggagccctgaaggaaaaaatggagaaaacctaa